A single genomic interval of Salvia splendens isolate huo1 unplaced genomic scaffold, SspV2 ctg840, whole genome shotgun sequence harbors:
- the LOC121791534 gene encoding bifunctional endo-1,4-beta-xylanase XylA-like: protein MGNWNRRYMPRRKPRHYDYEDPPPTSPISYSSGLAHNRVPSWEIDYCHSCKVPWNKVLASKKYIYSYPSVLNWDGSAGKEALENAKQRFWAKINGLICDNPLPDPDMYISEIDWNPDIDRELMEDLDRQVFNPDEAEKIEQLDTINEEAECTQTQHDNNQYTSDSQWERDQVIGTGNVKEGNGWGRWADSLNLTNDNPWEQSCRKLVGSSNYNAWGSRNESWNWPQGLDNTRSSSFADHGCGKPWNCNEKTVDVREDGWGKGQRERNSWSQGPANNYSTGVTSFENNNSIGSKEIGWRGNRNVSWGVRDSDYHDNETKHWDPNFRRGRWSSGGGGRKRESSVQHMSKYKSSKYLGDSYGYGDFQELG, encoded by the coding sequence GACTTGCTCACAATAGGGTGCCATCATGGGAAATTGACTATTGCCATTCTTGTAAAGTTCCTTGGAATAAGGTGTTGGCATCCAAAAAGTATATATACAGTTATCCAAGTGTGCTGAATTGGGATGGTTCTGCTGGTAAAGAAGCATTGGAGAATGCAAAACAGCGATTTTGGGCCAAGATCAATGGCCTTATCTGCGATAACCCTTTGCCAGACCCGGACATGTACATAAGTGAGATTGATTGGAACCCTGATATAGATCGTGAGTTGATGGAAGATCTAGATCGTCAAGTTTTTAATCCAGATGAAGCAGAGAAGATAGAGCAGCTGGATACTATTAATGAAGAAGCTGAGTGCACTCAAACACAGCATGATAATAACCAATACACTAGTGATAGCCAATGGGAAAGAGATCAGGTGATAGGTACTGGAAATGTAAAAGAAGGGAATGGTTGGGGCAGGTGGGCGGATTCATTAAATCTGACAAATGACAATCCATGGGAGCAAAGTTGCCGAAAACTTGTTGGTTCTTCAAATTATAATGCTTGGGGGAGTAGAAATGAGTCTTGGAATTGGCCCCAGGGGCTTGACAATACTAGGTCATCTTCCTTTGCTGATCATGGATGTGGCAAGCCTTGGAATTGTAATGAGAAAACTGTGGATGTAAGAGAAGACGGATGGGGAAAAggacaaagagagagaaattcttgGAGTCAGGGTCCAGCAAATAACTATTCTACAGGAGTGACATCATTTGAAAATAACAATTCTATAGGCTCAAAGGAGATAGGATGGAGGGGCAACAGGAATGTGTCTTGGGGTGTGCGCGATTCTGATTATCATGATAATGAGACCAAGCATTGGGATCCAAATTTCAGGCGTGGTCGATGGTCCTCTGGGGGTGGTGGCCGAAAAAGAGAAAGTTCTGTACAACACATGTCAAAATATAAGAGTTCCAAATATCTTGGCGACTCCTATGGATATGGAGATTTTCAGGAACTTGGTTAA
- the LOC121791535 gene encoding glycosyltransferase-like KOBITO 1: MLDFDRSAFIIASTATEEEMLNWYREHVVWTDRALNLKLLRKGILTRIYAPMTIIQGLRESGIFGSIIASAQGSLSKENFLSSIESSNSSRASASRLLGSRKIGRDRVSQSAARKALHRDISSDESAIPPLSPPLMDEDAQIEA; encoded by the exons GCTTTTATAATTGCTTCAACAGCAACTGAGGAGGAGATGCTAAACTG GTACCGCGAGCATGTTGTGTGGACTGATAGGGCTCTAAATTTGAAATTGTTGAGAAAAGGAATCTTAACGCGCATCTATGCTCCCATG ACAATCATCCAAGGGTTAAGAGAGTCTGGCATCTTCGGGTCCATCATTGCTTCTGCTCAAGGATCGCTATCAAAGGAAAATTTCTTATCATCCATTGAGAGCAGTAATTCCTCCAGGGCTTCCGCATCCAGATTGCTCGGTTCAAGAAAGATAGGCAGGGATAGAGTCTCTCAGTCAGCAGCTAGAAAAGCCCTACACAGAGACATCTCTTCCGATGAATCTGCCATCCCACCATTATCTCCCCCATTAATGGATGAAGACGCCCAGATTGAAGCGTGA